A portion of the Marinobacter alexandrii genome contains these proteins:
- a CDS encoding YceI family protein, whose protein sequence is MKKYYYLITLLFFVCITSFGQKYKTEESYIKFYSSAPMEDIEAVNESSTSIIDMDSKNIVIVIPITSFEFPKELMQEHFNENYLESDKYPKATFKGKLTNWDGQEGKSSATAEGTLELHGVSKEIKIDGEIDKKGDALNMSAVFIIKLEDYKIKIPKAVFYKIAEEVEVTAKFDYKPYAKN, encoded by the coding sequence ATGAAAAAGTATTATTACCTAATCACACTACTATTCTTTGTTTGTATTACTTCTTTTGGACAGAAATACAAGACTGAAGAATCTTATATTAAATTTTATTCCTCCGCTCCTATGGAAGACATAGAGGCTGTTAATGAATCTTCTACCAGTATTATTGATATGGATTCTAAGAATATAGTCATTGTTATACCTATTACGTCATTTGAGTTCCCAAAAGAACTTATGCAGGAACATTTCAATGAAAATTACCTTGAGTCAGACAAATACCCTAAGGCAACTTTTAAAGGAAAATTGACCAACTGGGATGGACAAGAAGGTAAGTCTTCCGCTACGGCAGAGGGTACTTTAGAGCTTCATGGCGTATCTAAGGAAATAAAGATTGATGGAGAAATAGATAAGAAAGGAGATGCCTTAAACATGTCAGCAGTGTTTATCATCAAACTTGAAGATTATAAAATTAAAATACCGAAGGCAGTTTTTTACAAGATTGCGGAAGAAGTAGAAGTAACTGCAAAATTTGATTATAAGCCATATGCGAAGAATTAG
- a CDS encoding TonB-dependent receptor gives MQLKFQFSFLLLLTLSFSFAQNVLIVDDATDKPVTDVFIYHENKEDIAYTSEKGIADISSFPKGLIFFQHPSYYQQSVAYLGSDLKIALKEKIMSFNEVVISANKWEQEEESVSQQIMTVSKKSIQFQNPQTSADLLANSGQVFVQKSQLGGGSPKIRGFSANSVLLVVDGVRMNNAIFRSGNLQNVINVDANALESSEVIFGPGSVIYGSDALGGVMDFHTIEPQWSSDNVMDVSANALARYSTAANERTGHLDFSLSKKKVTFFHSSSFTAFDDLKAGSNRKNGYQDEFKRNFYVQRVDREDQLVSNSEVNLQKFSGYNLFNTISKIKFRLSKDIDIGYGFYYSTTSDIPRYDRLTLPLNSSSDSLEVAEWFYGPQKWMMHNLKVNYYNVNKLFDQARVTLAYQKFEESRNDRDFGDNRLRTRTEMVDMYSISLDFDKELNSSNLYYGIDFFYNDVHSEGTRKNLDTDSISTVTPRYPDGGSEYTSFAVYGSFVNQLSDMITLNTGARLNTISVSGKTLNEDAGAFAANDFNLTNTAVNGSIGLVINTSNNDKFSYNLSSGFRSPNIDDVGKIFELDDNILIVPNENLKPEYTLSNEVSYQRKSDRFLLHIVGFYSRLYDAIVRGEFDIPNSSASDSLEIRAQVNADQAEIYGGSILLKAEISSDLAIGNTITYTDGKDLSNNEPLRHTTPIFGRFTLSHRAKKIRSELFVDYNANYGRKDIPSSEIDDKPHLYTDSGTPGWYTINIKSSFQVNKHLNMNIGVENILDSHYRPYSSGISAPGRNFIFALRANI, from the coding sequence ATGCAACTTAAATTCCAATTCTCTTTTTTACTTCTCCTTACACTCTCTTTTTCTTTCGCACAAAATGTATTGATTGTAGATGATGCGACAGATAAACCTGTGACTGATGTATTTATTTACCATGAGAATAAAGAAGACATTGCATACACTAGTGAAAAAGGAATTGCCGATATTTCTTCTTTTCCTAAAGGTTTAATTTTCTTTCAGCATCCATCCTATTATCAGCAATCCGTAGCTTATCTGGGCAGTGATCTAAAAATAGCATTGAAGGAAAAAATCATGTCTTTTAATGAAGTGGTTATATCAGCTAATAAATGGGAGCAAGAAGAGGAAAGTGTTTCTCAGCAGATCATGACAGTAAGTAAGAAGTCCATCCAATTCCAAAATCCACAGACTTCTGCAGATCTCCTAGCAAACTCAGGACAGGTATTTGTGCAAAAGAGTCAGTTAGGAGGCGGTTCTCCAAAAATCAGAGGCTTCTCTGCAAATTCGGTCTTACTAGTAGTAGATGGCGTGAGGATGAACAATGCTATTTTTCGAAGTGGGAATTTGCAAAACGTTATCAATGTAGATGCAAATGCATTGGAAAGTTCTGAGGTGATTTTCGGTCCTGGTTCAGTAATCTATGGAAGTGATGCGCTGGGTGGTGTTATGGACTTCCACACCATAGAGCCTCAATGGTCTAGCGACAATGTTATGGATGTTTCTGCAAATGCTCTGGCGAGATACAGTACAGCAGCTAATGAAAGGACTGGTCATTTAGATTTTTCCTTGTCAAAGAAAAAAGTCACCTTCTTTCATTCTTCCTCGTTTACAGCTTTTGACGACTTAAAAGCAGGAAGTAACCGTAAAAACGGTTATCAAGATGAATTTAAACGTAACTTTTACGTACAACGAGTTGACAGAGAAGATCAACTAGTATCAAATTCAGAAGTTAATCTTCAAAAATTCTCTGGGTACAATCTTTTCAATACCATTTCAAAAATCAAATTTCGATTATCTAAAGACATTGATATAGGCTATGGTTTTTACTATAGTACCACTTCTGATATACCTAGATATGATAGACTTACTCTACCTCTAAACAGTAGTTCAGATTCTCTAGAAGTTGCCGAGTGGTTTTACGGACCACAGAAATGGATGATGCATAATTTAAAGGTCAATTATTACAATGTTAATAAACTGTTTGATCAAGCAAGAGTAACCTTAGCCTATCAAAAATTTGAAGAAAGTAGAAATGATCGAGATTTCGGTGATAACAGATTGCGAACCCGTACTGAAATGGTAGATATGTATTCCATTTCTTTAGATTTTGATAAAGAGCTTAATTCTTCCAACCTTTATTACGGTATAGACTTTTTCTATAATGATGTTCATTCAGAAGGTACTCGAAAGAATCTAGACACTGATTCTATTAGTACAGTAACGCCAAGATATCCTGATGGCGGAAGTGAATACACCTCTTTCGCGGTATACGGAAGTTTTGTTAATCAGCTTTCAGACATGATTACCTTGAATACCGGAGCAAGACTAAATACAATTTCTGTTTCAGGAAAAACCTTAAATGAAGATGCAGGAGCTTTTGCCGCAAATGACTTTAATCTTACCAATACCGCAGTAAACGGATCTATTGGGCTGGTGATCAATACTTCTAACAACGACAAGTTCAGTTATAATTTATCGAGTGGATTTAGGTCACCTAACATTGATGATGTAGGTAAGATTTTTGAACTTGACGATAACATACTCATAGTTCCAAATGAAAATCTTAAGCCAGAATACACGCTGAGTAATGAGGTTTCCTACCAAAGAAAAAGCGATCGTTTCCTACTACATATTGTAGGTTTTTATAGTCGATTATATGATGCTATCGTAAGAGGAGAATTCGACATTCCTAACTCAAGTGCATCCGATAGTTTAGAGATAAGAGCCCAGGTAAATGCGGATCAAGCGGAGATTTATGGCGGGAGTATTTTGCTTAAAGCAGAAATATCTAGTGATTTAGCAATAGGTAATACAATTACCTATACCGACGGGAAAGACCTAAGCAATAATGAGCCGCTAAGACATACCACCCCGATATTTGGAAGATTTACATTATCTCATCGCGCTAAAAAAATCCGATCCGAGCTGTTTGTAGATTACAATGCTAATTATGGTCGTAAGGATATTCCATCAAGCGAAATAGACGACAAACCCCATCTGTATACAGATTCTGGGACCCCTGGTTGGTACACAATTAATATAAAATCTAGTTTTCAGGTAAACAAACATCTTAATATGAATATTGGTGTAGAGAACATCCTTGACTCACACTACAGGCCCTATTCTTCAGGTATCAGCGCTCCTGGGAGGAATTTTATTTTTGCTCTGAGAGCCAATATTTAG
- a CDS encoding DUF2452 domain-containing protein — translation MNDNKIDISSIDLEKEKEKITDLPGLIEYAHHAGSAIIKPEDKGRIKGNAVASMHDQTDRQFRQLYEQMQTLIEQAKYLKSRVEVSERIYKADVPFQPVIGKTYFLYKKKSGLDLVSMVSPDEWGKNFPYESFEAEIRLMSDHTWEVVQSKSMDYQY, via the coding sequence ATGAATGACAATAAGATAGATATTTCTTCCATTGATCTAGAAAAAGAAAAGGAAAAAATCACAGATCTACCCGGTCTAATCGAATATGCTCATCATGCAGGAAGTGCCATAATAAAGCCTGAAGATAAAGGGAGAATTAAAGGCAATGCTGTAGCATCCATGCACGATCAAACTGATCGACAATTCCGACAGCTCTACGAGCAAATGCAAACACTTATTGAACAGGCAAAGTACTTAAAGTCAAGAGTAGAAGTCTCTGAAAGAATTTACAAAGCAGATGTACCTTTTCAGCCAGTGATTGGCAAAACCTATTTTTTATATAAGAAAAAGAGTGGTTTAGATTTGGTGTCAATGGTGAGCCCGGATGAATGGGGCAAGAATTTTCCGTACGAATCTTTTGAAGCTGAAATAAGATTAATGTCAGATCATACATGGGAGGTAGTCCAGTCTAAGAGTATGGATTATCAATATTGA
- a CDS encoding ATP-binding protein, producing MLKKDLYSNVYILTALVLIGAVAYYVFVLQKEITDSFNQDPKVVQISANQSTMGQQIVKAALGMGYSDNQKNFDYFKNELERVYPQWQKGHQALVDGDTDLNLAQPSQTDEYLAIQEELKFLYFDMNTNTANILDVNFTPIKTDVNYLSLRRSIEALVNTVRRYDTSTDNVTDYFVDNAQNRGASLGLAEYVGFSIFIGIFLVQGFFIFRPLVKLASDNYLSANKAFIKVKKSEQQLKINFQKQKLINKKLYLSRKELEDKNLKLEESESKLLKSSEEQIKINERLIGAQDELNLAYKKLQNSEVEIRELADKQLQDNEKLFLAEKKLQSLLENEQNSREELSKALDSLKGAQSQLVHSEKMASLGQLTAGIAHEINNPINFISSGMVSLKMSIEAMREIAEEYTRIDDGEDAKEVLDSVRELKEEHEYDEIVDELDDLINDVNYGVSRTIEIVKGLRVFSRLDEEEAKNANVNENIDATLTLLRNKTKGKIEITKHYDESMNDIECYPGQLNQVFMNILNNGVQAMPDDKKDAEITIYTEEADDSVMIRLKDNGVGIPDEIKNRIWEPFFTTKEVGVGTGLGMSITYGIIEKHGGKIELSSEVGKGTEFVITLPKKITPIKKKENQEVAESN from the coding sequence ATGTTAAAGAAGGATTTATACTCCAACGTCTATATTCTTACGGCATTGGTTTTGATAGGGGCAGTTGCATATTATGTTTTTGTCTTACAAAAAGAGATTACTGATTCATTTAATCAGGATCCGAAAGTTGTTCAGATATCCGCCAATCAGTCAACTATGGGGCAGCAGATAGTAAAGGCTGCTCTTGGTATGGGATACTCCGATAACCAAAAGAACTTCGATTACTTCAAAAATGAGTTAGAGAGAGTCTATCCACAATGGCAAAAGGGACATCAGGCACTGGTCGATGGTGACACTGATTTGAACCTTGCTCAACCATCACAAACAGATGAATATCTTGCTATACAAGAAGAACTTAAGTTTCTCTATTTTGATATGAATACGAACACGGCCAATATTTTGGACGTGAATTTTACGCCAATTAAAACTGATGTTAATTATTTGTCTCTTAGAAGATCAATTGAAGCATTGGTAAACACAGTAAGAAGATATGATACATCTACAGATAATGTCACAGACTATTTTGTAGATAATGCTCAAAATAGAGGAGCTAGTTTAGGTCTTGCCGAGTATGTTGGTTTTTCTATTTTCATTGGGATATTCTTGGTTCAAGGATTTTTCATTTTTAGACCTCTAGTGAAGTTGGCGAGTGATAATTATTTGTCAGCGAATAAGGCTTTCATCAAAGTAAAAAAATCAGAACAGCAACTTAAGATCAACTTCCAGAAACAAAAACTCATTAACAAGAAGCTCTACCTCTCACGAAAAGAACTGGAAGATAAGAACTTGAAGTTGGAAGAGTCAGAGTCTAAATTGCTTAAATCATCTGAAGAGCAAATTAAGATTAACGAACGATTGATTGGAGCTCAAGATGAATTGAATCTTGCATATAAGAAACTACAGAACTCTGAAGTTGAAATTAGAGAGCTAGCTGATAAACAACTGCAGGATAATGAAAAACTATTCCTCGCAGAGAAAAAGCTACAATCCTTACTTGAAAACGAGCAAAATTCGAGAGAAGAGTTGTCTAAAGCACTAGATTCACTGAAGGGAGCTCAATCACAATTGGTACACTCGGAAAAAATGGCATCACTTGGGCAGCTTACTGCAGGTATTGCTCATGAGATTAATAACCCAATTAACTTTATATCGAGTGGAATGGTATCTCTTAAAATGTCGATTGAAGCAATGAGAGAAATTGCTGAAGAATATACTCGTATTGACGATGGTGAGGATGCAAAAGAAGTGCTTGATTCAGTGAGAGAATTGAAAGAAGAACATGAATATGATGAAATTGTTGATGAGTTGGACGACTTAATCAATGACGTGAATTACGGTGTTTCAAGAACCATAGAAATTGTGAAAGGTTTGCGTGTGTTTTCCAGATTGGATGAGGAGGAAGCTAAGAATGCAAATGTCAATGAAAACATTGATGCTACTCTAACACTTCTTAGAAACAAGACTAAAGGAAAGATAGAGATTACGAAGCATTATGATGAAAGCATGAATGATATAGAGTGCTACCCAGGGCAGCTTAATCAGGTATTCATGAACATATTGAATAATGGAGTGCAAGCAATGCCAGATGATAAAAAGGATGCAGAGATTACTATTTACACTGAAGAGGCGGATGATAGTGTGATGATCCGACTAAAAGATAACGGAGTAGGTATTCCGGATGAGATTAAGAATAGAATTTGGGAGCCATTTTTTACTACGAAAGAGGTAGGTGTAGGTACAGGTCTTGGAATGTCGATTACCTATGGTATTATTGAAAAACACGGAGGAAAAATTGAACTTTCAAGTGAAGTAGGAAAGGGAACAGAATTCGTGATCACTTTACCTAAGAAAATCACCCCAATAAAGAAGAAGGAAAATCAAGAGGTAGCGGAGAGTAATTAA
- a CDS encoding DUF302 domain-containing protein, whose protein sequence is MKFIVFIFILITYSNLSAQNLTIYRSSRTVDETVERLVEIIKQKKLAYFETVEHDKVAKEYGVEIPPTRMILFEDPNLMIELVSCRQTTALDLPMKILVWEENEDVYIGFFDPKIMKKRFLLQECEDIITSMSRLKIRVVNEALRED, encoded by the coding sequence ATGAAGTTTATTGTATTTATATTCATTTTAATTACCTATTCAAATCTGAGCGCACAGAATTTAACAATTTACCGTAGTTCAAGAACCGTTGATGAAACAGTAGAAAGACTGGTTGAGATAATTAAGCAAAAAAAGCTTGCTTACTTTGAGACCGTGGAACATGATAAAGTTGCAAAAGAGTATGGAGTTGAAATTCCTCCAACTCGAATGATTTTGTTTGAAGATCCTAATTTGATGATCGAACTTGTTTCATGCCGTCAAACTACGGCGCTGGATCTTCCAATGAAGATCTTAGTTTGGGAAGAAAACGAAGATGTCTATATTGGATTTTTTGATCCCAAGATCATGAAAAAAAGATTCTTATTGCAGGAATGCGAAGACATCATTACCAGTATGTCCCGTTTGAAGATTAGGGTAGTGAATGAGGCTCTCAGGGAAGACTAG
- a CDS encoding SpoIIE family protein phosphatase encodes MNIYAKLTILCLFLVLFTAGVLSFFADQKVEQTLKEEIITSMTQQSKGISSDIGRFMFSRLSDIKMASKNPYFRNANADPEQLTLRLQELENLNDLYYSFSYFDINRIRVADSKRISIGKQHPNNLFWTKLGPGQNEAVDVSKSESVGRVVMHFASKVTSFINETEVGVLVGRIPVDELYKIVGEYSLSADSSRNLDIHLIDNEGTILYSNVDPSNILNTKYSQYDLISSLNEPGVNYLETQDALYFISRETNYMSFTGNEWTLILSIPKERAYAPLLQIRRQILWAVLPVILVAVILSLIAANLFVKPIVKLSNAAEELSKGNLDVELPVGSRDEIGKLAKQMASTSQSLIGQIEEQRQTNKQLIDQKTQIEMQKNQLVSVSSQIRDSISYAERIQRSTLPPTSTLTSIFPESFVIYKPKDIIGGDFYWFERVRRGNNEFMIIACGDCTGHGVPGAIMSIMGSNQLTNIIYYQNYLDPTKIITRLDKVIKFELQRETDEVNRDGMELGICVIDLDTLKMEYSGAGIPLRLMKHGDEKLTIIKSPRQMVGGIEGDEQEVHAQLVKEEIQLNVKDRIFLSSDGYQDQFGGEYDKKFMSKNFNKLIEDSSSKPIAEQQKILEKTFAEWSKNTSQTDDVCVLGFEVK; translated from the coding sequence ATGAACATATACGCCAAGCTCACCATTTTATGCCTGTTTCTGGTTTTATTCACCGCTGGTGTCTTGTCTTTCTTTGCCGATCAAAAAGTAGAGCAAACCTTAAAGGAGGAGATTATTACAAGTATGACTCAGCAATCGAAGGGTATCAGTTCAGATATTGGAAGATTCATGTTCTCGAGGCTTAGTGATATTAAGATGGCCTCAAAAAATCCGTATTTCAGAAATGCTAATGCAGATCCTGAACAATTAACTCTACGTCTTCAAGAACTGGAAAATCTTAATGATCTCTATTACTCATTTTCATACTTTGATATTAATAGGATTAGAGTTGCAGATTCTAAGCGGATTTCAATAGGAAAACAACATCCTAATAACCTTTTTTGGACTAAACTAGGACCAGGCCAAAATGAGGCAGTAGATGTTTCAAAATCAGAGTCCGTTGGTCGTGTGGTTATGCATTTTGCTTCAAAAGTCACCAGTTTTATAAATGAGACAGAAGTTGGAGTGTTGGTAGGTAGAATACCTGTAGATGAACTTTATAAAATCGTTGGTGAATATTCTTTAAGTGCTGACTCATCAAGGAATTTGGATATTCACCTAATAGATAATGAAGGAACAATTCTGTACTCTAACGTTGATCCTTCAAATATCCTTAATACAAAGTACAGTCAATATGATCTTATTTCTAGCCTAAATGAACCTGGCGTTAATTATCTTGAAACTCAAGACGCCTTATACTTTATAAGTAGAGAAACAAACTACATGTCATTTACTGGCAATGAATGGACTTTGATATTAAGTATTCCGAAAGAAAGAGCTTACGCTCCTTTGCTCCAAATCAGAAGACAAATTTTATGGGCTGTTCTACCAGTCATATTAGTAGCAGTAATTCTATCTCTTATAGCAGCTAATTTATTCGTTAAGCCAATAGTTAAGTTAAGTAATGCAGCAGAAGAGCTCAGCAAGGGTAATCTGGATGTGGAACTTCCAGTCGGTTCTAGAGATGAGATTGGAAAACTTGCTAAGCAAATGGCAAGTACTTCTCAAAGTCTAATCGGGCAAATTGAAGAACAAAGGCAAACAAACAAGCAACTAATAGATCAAAAGACGCAGATCGAGATGCAAAAGAATCAGCTAGTATCTGTTTCTTCCCAGATTAGAGATAGTATTAGCTATGCAGAGCGTATTCAGAGGTCTACTTTACCTCCTACATCTACACTCACGAGTATCTTTCCTGAATCATTTGTTATCTATAAACCAAAAGACATTATTGGTGGGGACTTCTACTGGTTTGAACGAGTAAGAAGAGGTAATAACGAGTTTATGATAATCGCTTGCGGAGATTGTACTGGACATGGTGTTCCGGGTGCAATTATGTCCATTATGGGAAGTAATCAGCTTACGAATATCATCTATTATCAAAATTATTTAGATCCTACAAAAATTATTACAAGGCTGGATAAGGTTATTAAGTTCGAGCTTCAAAGAGAAACGGATGAGGTGAACAGAGATGGTATGGAGCTTGGTATCTGTGTAATAGATTTGGATACGCTTAAAATGGAATATTCTGGCGCAGGTATTCCGCTTAGATTAATGAAACATGGTGATGAAAAGCTTACCATCATCAAGAGCCCTAGACAAATGGTTGGTGGAATTGAAGGTGATGAACAGGAAGTTCATGCACAGCTTGTAAAAGAAGAAATCCAACTAAATGTAAAAGATAGAATATTCCTATCTTCAGACGGTTATCAGGATCAGTTTGGAGGAGAGTATGATAAGAAATTCATGTCAAAAAACTTCAACAAATTGATTGAGGATTCTTCATCCAAGCCAATTGCAGAACAACAAAAAATACTCGAAAAAACTTTTGCTGAGTGGTCTAAGAATACAAGTCAGACTGATGACGTATGTGTCTTAGGATTCGAAGTGAAATAA
- a CDS encoding DUF3127 domain-containing protein, with product MTVEGKIVEKYETQTVKETFKKREFVLEYAENPQYPEFVKFELIQSNCDQLDNLNVGDEVSVNFNLKGRKWTDPQGQVKYFNSLQAWRVDKKDASNQGADTPPPTQEWAKEDFSKDDDLPF from the coding sequence ATGACAGTAGAAGGTAAAATTGTAGAAAAGTACGAGACTCAAACAGTAAAGGAAACTTTCAAAAAGAGAGAATTTGTGTTAGAGTATGCGGAAAACCCTCAATATCCAGAGTTTGTAAAGTTCGAATTGATACAAAGCAATTGCGATCAGTTGGACAATCTGAATGTAGGTGACGAAGTTTCAGTCAACTTCAATCTAAAAGGACGTAAGTGGACCGACCCTCAAGGACAGGTAAAATACTTTAATAGTCTACAAGCATGGCGTGTTGACAAGAAGGATGCATCTAATCAGGGGGCAGATACTCCTCCACCTACTCAGGAGTGGGCAAAGGAGGATTTTTCCAAGGATGATGATTTGCCTTTCTAA
- a CDS encoding DUF5777 family beta-barrel protein — protein MRRISILLLLFGFNSFAQDELLELLESEGTADKGYAIATFKSTRVINGHSIETRSNGSLEFIISHRFGTLNSGYKEFWGLDFANMRMGLEYGLTDNLNIGIGRSSFDKVVDGFIKYRLLRQSNNSPVTMTAFASIARKTAEIEGLSGLDRNAYTAQLLIAKKFNSNFSLQITPTVIQRNLVLTEDDENLLLAIGLGARYKLSNRVAIVTEYYPQLSGKAEQFKDSFAVGVDIETGGHVFQLHFTNAVQMNERGFIGETTEDFWDGDIHYGFNITRVFDLRPNKK, from the coding sequence ATGCGAAGAATTAGTATTTTACTACTCCTGTTTGGGTTTAATTCCTTTGCTCAGGATGAGCTATTAGAATTATTAGAATCTGAAGGGACAGCAGATAAAGGCTATGCGATAGCAACTTTTAAGAGTACTCGAGTCATCAATGGACATTCAATTGAGACACGATCAAATGGCTCCTTGGAGTTTATCATTAGCCATCGCTTTGGAACTTTAAATTCAGGGTATAAAGAATTTTGGGGGCTAGACTTTGCAAATATGCGAATGGGGCTAGAATATGGACTTACAGACAATCTCAATATTGGAATTGGTCGATCTTCTTTTGATAAGGTAGTTGATGGCTTTATTAAGTATCGACTATTGCGTCAATCTAACAATTCACCGGTAACAATGACAGCATTTGCTTCTATCGCTAGAAAAACAGCTGAAATAGAAGGATTGAGTGGTTTGGACAGAAACGCATACACTGCACAACTGCTGATAGCCAAGAAATTCAATTCGAACTTTAGTTTGCAAATAACTCCGACAGTAATTCAGAGAAACCTTGTTTTAACCGAAGATGATGAGAATCTACTCCTAGCGATTGGTTTGGGAGCTCGATATAAGTTATCTAATCGCGTAGCTATTGTAACTGAATATTACCCTCAATTATCAGGTAAGGCGGAGCAGTTTAAAGATTCTTTTGCAGTGGGTGTGGATATAGAGACCGGAGGTCATGTATTTCAGCTTCATTTCACAAATGCCGTTCAAATGAATGAGCGAGGTTTTATTGGTGAAACAACGGAGGATTTCTGGGATGGTGATATTCATTATGGGTTTAATATCACTAGGGTTTTTGACCTTCGTCCGAATAAAAAATAA
- a CDS encoding DUF2911 domain-containing protein: MISEFQFRTFYRSKSSTTSIGLFLFIISLSCSSDPQKRPSPLRSDSAIVAGVNVYVEFSSPAVKNRLIFGTEAEPLVPYGELWRTGANNATFISISNHLNVDTFQLDSGTYSIFTIPNSDEWTVIFNQEWDQWGSYNYKDSLDVFRLNVIPKIVDQSQERMLFYFADDSLKFRWDKVRWSIPFSSLP, translated from the coding sequence ATGATATCAGAATTTCAATTTCGGACATTTTATCGTTCAAAATCAAGCACAACCTCCATTGGGTTGTTTCTTTTTATTATAAGTCTTAGTTGCTCTTCTGACCCTCAGAAAAGACCTTCTCCTTTACGTTCGGATAGCGCGATAGTGGCTGGAGTTAATGTTTACGTGGAGTTTAGTAGTCCTGCTGTAAAGAATCGTTTGATTTTTGGTACGGAGGCGGAACCACTTGTTCCATATGGAGAATTGTGGAGAACAGGAGCAAACAACGCTACTTTCATTTCAATCAGCAATCATTTAAATGTGGATACATTCCAATTGGATAGTGGTACTTATTCCATTTTCACCATTCCAAATAGTGACGAATGGACAGTTATCTTTAATCAGGAATGGGACCAGTGGGGATCGTATAACTACAAGGACTCTCTTGATGTTTTTCGTCTCAATGTTATTCCAAAAATTGTGGATCAGTCTCAAGAACGAATGTTATTCTACTTTGCTGATGATTCTCTGAAATTTAGATGGGATAAAGTTCGTTGGTCAATACCTTTCTCTAGTCTTCCCTGA
- a CDS encoding response regulator, whose protein sequence is MEEIQDQQQIDKTSKKKKFSLLYVDDEATNLRVFKANFRKFFNVHTSTNPIEAIDILRKEEIQVIVTDQRMPEMTGTQFLEKILPDYPDVIKIILTGFTDIEAIKDGINRCGIFKYITKPWNFDEMKGVLERAIDTYQQSIESEEHIKELEDSNVELESRVHERTEELNKINKRLIDSIRYAGLLQQSMLPNDRYLGRQFQDHFVIFETKYLFSEEFVWTTRLNFRSEDYTVVSLIEFDGKGIVGSLKTLIADSVLNYLTHDRKIFHSGEIINELKYELDAAGSDELQCDLKVSVAVFDHNAQTLQFSGINQDMIVFNGQKSTFLKGDEGDHFEDAIADKINIQPGESYYMYSNGYYIQENEDGVKFSYEKFEEMLKSIQDKPMGEQREFLMSNLQTWKAGSSLNDDISIIGFKL, encoded by the coding sequence ATGGAAGAGATTCAAGACCAGCAACAAATAGATAAGACATCTAAGAAGAAGAAATTCTCACTTTTATACGTTGACGATGAAGCAACCAATCTTCGTGTTTTCAAAGCGAATTTCAGGAAGTTTTTCAACGTACACACCTCAACAAATCCAATTGAGGCAATAGATATCCTACGCAAAGAAGAGATTCAAGTTATTGTGACTGATCAACGGATGCCTGAAATGACAGGTACCCAATTTCTAGAGAAAATCTTACCTGATTACCCAGATGTTATTAAGATAATTCTAACTGGATTTACAGATATTGAGGCCATTAAAGATGGTATTAATCGATGTGGTATATTCAAATACATCACAAAACCCTGGAATTTTGATGAAATGAAGGGCGTGCTTGAAAGAGCTATAGATACCTATCAGCAATCGATTGAAAGTGAAGAACATATCAAAGAGTTGGAAGATAGTAATGTAGAGCTTGAGAGTAGAGTTCATGAAAGAACAGAGGAGTTGAATAAAATCAATAAGCGTCTAATTGATAGTATTAGATATGCAGGATTGTTGCAACAATCTATGCTTCCAAATGATCGATATTTAGGTCGTCAATTTCAAGATCATTTTGTGATTTTTGAAACCAAATATTTGTTTAGCGAAGAATTTGTATGGACAACCAGATTGAACTTTAGATCTGAAGATTATACAGTTGTTTCGTTAATTGAATTTGATGGAAAAGGAATAGTAGGTTCGCTTAAAACATTGATAGCAGATTCAGTATTGAATTATCTAACACATGATAGAAAAATTTTCCATTCTGGAGAGATCATTAATGAATTGAAATATGAATTAGATGCGGCAGGATCTGACGAATTGCAATGTGATCTAAAGGTTTCTGTAGCTGTATTTGATCACAATGCACAAACTCTTCAGTTTAGTGGCATTAATCAAGATATGATCGTGTTTAATGGTCAAAAATCGACCTTCCTCAAAGGCGATGAAGGTGATCACTTTGAAGATGCCATTGCTGATAAGATAAATATTCAACCGGGAGAGTCATATTACATGTATAGTAATGGCTACTATATTCAGGAAAATGAAGATGGTGTCAAGTTCTCATACGAAAAATTTGAAGAGATGCTAAAATCTATTCAAGATAAACCTATGGGAGAGCAGAGAGAGTTTCTTATGAGCAACCTTCAAACTTGGAAGGCGGGTTCTAGTTTAAATGATGATATTTCCATCATAGGTTTTAAACTCTAA